In one Pseudomonas sp. SCA2728.1_7 genomic region, the following are encoded:
- a CDS encoding TolC family outer membrane protein: protein MRVLTPLCSAVLLAMACTSQAQAMNLTEAIQSTIATHPELASRVDARLSADEQVKVAKGGFYPSVDLNAAYGRGYSDNTNTRAFGNHHTEILNYTQSELRLRQMLFDGFNTANEVERTKGVSNSRAYYAQGTAQDLALRTIEVYLEVLKRRELVTLAKNNLQAHLRVNDQIGLRTERGVGSTADSDQSVARKALAQNNLDTAEVDLADAEANFYSVVGRMPDELETPASTRGELPTELREAQQSMVDNNPYLKSAQADVQSAESQYEVAKSPFYPRFDAEAAVGANNNVQGDEGHDNEWRVGVVMNYNLFRGGSDKARLASDAHQINQAMDIRNNALRQLNENIRLAWNAMVNAKKQTPTAREYAETTKRVRAAYQDQFGLGQRTLLDLLDSENELYNANRRYTEIRYTEEYSMYRVLANMGQLLSKQRVVLPADAIAATEVKNEARLPELK from the coding sequence ATGCGCGTTCTAACCCCCCTCTGCAGCGCGGTTTTGCTGGCCATGGCTTGCACTTCCCAAGCCCAGGCCATGAACCTCACCGAGGCCATTCAAAGCACCATCGCCACTCACCCGGAACTGGCCTCGCGCGTGGACGCGCGCCTGTCCGCTGATGAACAAGTCAAAGTGGCCAAGGGCGGCTTCTATCCGTCCGTCGATTTGAACGCCGCGTATGGCCGTGGCTACAGCGATAACACCAACACCCGGGCCTTCGGTAATCACCACACCGAAATCCTCAATTACACCCAGTCGGAGCTGCGCCTGCGACAAATGCTGTTCGACGGCTTCAACACCGCCAACGAAGTCGAGCGCACCAAAGGCGTGTCCAATTCACGCGCATACTACGCGCAAGGCACCGCTCAGGATCTGGCCCTGCGCACCATCGAGGTCTACCTCGAAGTGCTCAAACGTCGCGAGCTGGTGACTCTGGCCAAGAACAACCTGCAGGCGCACTTGCGCGTCAACGACCAGATCGGCCTGCGCACCGAGCGTGGCGTCGGCAGCACCGCTGACTCCGACCAATCGGTAGCCCGTAAGGCCTTGGCGCAAAACAACCTCGACACCGCCGAAGTCGATCTGGCCGACGCCGAAGCCAACTTCTACAGCGTGGTCGGGCGCATGCCCGATGAGCTGGAAACCCCGGCCTCGACCCGCGGCGAACTGCCGACCGAATTGCGTGAAGCCCAACAGAGCATGGTCGACAACAACCCGTATCTGAAGTCCGCCCAGGCTGACGTGCAATCGGCCGAGAGCCAGTACGAAGTCGCCAAGTCGCCGTTCTATCCACGCTTCGACGCGGAAGCGGCCGTCGGTGCGAACAACAATGTGCAGGGCGATGAAGGCCACGACAACGAATGGCGTGTGGGGGTGGTGATGAACTACAACCTGTTCCGCGGCGGCAGCGACAAGGCGCGCCTGGCCTCCGATGCGCACCAGATCAACCAGGCAATGGACATCCGCAACAACGCCCTGCGCCAGCTCAACGAGAACATCCGTCTGGCCTGGAACGCTATGGTCAACGCGAAGAAGCAGACCCCGACCGCCCGTGAATACGCCGAAACCACCAAACGCGTGCGTGCCGCGTATCAGGATCAGTTCGGCCTCGGCCAACGGACCCTGCTCGACTTGCTCGACAGTGAAAACGAGCTGTACAACGCCAACCGTCGCTACACCGAAATCCGCTACACCGAGGAGTATTCGATGTACCGCGTGCTGGCGAACATGGGCCAGTTGTTGAGCAAACAACGGGTGGTGCTGCCAGCCGATGCGATCGCTGCGACTGAGGTCAAAAACGAAGCGCGCTTGCCCGAGCTGAAATAA
- a CDS encoding type I secretion system permease/ATPase, with product MTSMEPGHTGIDPRLSFDDPLLDGLLILCKLHSATVSRASLSAGLPLNKQRLSLDLLPRAAARAGLQARVLRRELKDISPLNLPILLLLNDGRTAVLRRFGDDGKALILPSEADGGEQWISRDELTEHYSGQALFARPRHELEDLRSPLVPRVHAWFRDTLKLSKWLYSDAILASFLINLLGLMVPLFVMQTYDRVVPNQATSTLWVLSIGLLIGTGFELVLRVVRAHLLDTAGKKTDVILSATLFERITGMSMKARPATIGGFAQSIHDFQGLREFLTAVTLTSLIDLPFVVLMLVVIGLLGGWLVVIPLLAFPITIVFAMIIQVRLRDTVQKSLSLGAERQAVLIETLGGLETLKACSAESERQHKWESTHGALTRLDSHARNLSALATNGTLFIQQFSGMATIVAGVYSIIAGNLSVGALVASYMLGSRVLAPLGQIAGLITRYQQAQLTMKSTDALMALPQERDGKQRPLERTQLQGALDVSGVTFHYNGQNAPALSNVSFSLKPGERVGIIGRSGSGKSTLARLVMGFYEPEEGQLLLDGLDLRQLDVADLRQQIGYVAHDLPLLAGSLRDNLTLGARYISDSRMLEVAELTGVTELARQHPQGFDRPVGERGQLLSGGQRQAVLLARSLLLDPPIMLLDEPTSAMDNSSEDLLRQKLHGWVQGKTLLLVTHRTSMLSLVDRLLVLDNGRVVADGPKEAVIDALRKGRVGSAAV from the coding sequence ATGACCAGCATGGAACCCGGCCACACCGGGATCGATCCGCGGCTGAGCTTCGATGATCCGTTACTCGACGGTCTGTTGATCCTTTGCAAACTGCATAGCGCAACGGTCAGTCGCGCCAGCCTGAGTGCCGGGCTGCCGCTGAACAAACAACGCCTGAGCCTCGACTTGCTGCCGCGCGCCGCTGCCCGCGCCGGGTTACAGGCGCGGGTTCTGCGCCGTGAGCTGAAAGACATCTCACCGCTGAACCTGCCGATTCTGCTGCTGCTCAACGACGGTCGCACTGCTGTTTTACGGCGCTTCGGTGACGACGGCAAAGCGCTGATCCTGCCCAGCGAAGCCGATGGCGGTGAGCAATGGATCAGCCGCGACGAACTCACTGAACACTACAGCGGCCAGGCCTTGTTCGCCCGTCCGCGCCATGAACTCGAAGACCTGCGATCACCACTGGTGCCACGGGTGCATGCGTGGTTTCGCGACACCCTGAAGCTGTCGAAATGGTTGTATAGCGATGCGATTCTCGCCAGTTTCCTGATCAACCTTTTAGGCCTGATGGTGCCGTTGTTCGTCATGCAGACCTACGACCGCGTGGTGCCGAATCAGGCGACGTCGACCCTGTGGGTGCTGTCGATCGGACTGTTGATCGGCACCGGTTTCGAACTGGTCTTGCGGGTGGTGCGTGCGCACCTGCTCGACACCGCCGGCAAGAAAACCGATGTGATCCTTTCCGCGACTTTGTTCGAACGCATCACCGGCATGTCGATGAAGGCGCGGCCAGCGACCATCGGCGGTTTCGCCCAGAGCATTCATGACTTTCAGGGCTTGCGTGAATTTCTCACGGCAGTGACGCTGACCAGCCTGATCGACCTGCCCTTCGTGGTGCTGATGCTGGTGGTGATCGGCCTGCTCGGCGGCTGGCTGGTGGTGATTCCACTGCTGGCGTTTCCGATCACCATCGTCTTCGCGATGATCATTCAGGTGCGCCTGCGGGACACCGTGCAAAAGAGCCTGAGCCTCGGCGCCGAACGCCAAGCGGTGCTGATTGAAACCCTCGGTGGCCTGGAAACTCTCAAGGCTTGCAGCGCCGAAAGCGAGCGCCAGCACAAATGGGAAAGCACCCACGGCGCCCTCACCCGCCTCGACAGCCACGCACGCAACCTGTCGGCACTGGCCACCAACGGCACGTTGTTCATTCAACAATTCTCGGGGATGGCGACGATTGTCGCCGGGGTTTACAGCATCATCGCCGGCAACCTCAGCGTCGGTGCGCTGGTCGCCAGTTACATGCTCGGCAGCCGCGTGCTCGCGCCGCTGGGGCAGATTGCAGGGCTGATCACCCGCTATCAGCAAGCGCAACTGACCATGAAAAGCACCGATGCACTAATGGCCCTGCCACAAGAGCGTGACGGCAAACAGCGGCCGCTGGAGCGCACTCAACTGCAAGGTGCGCTGGACGTCAGCGGCGTGACCTTTCATTACAACGGCCAGAATGCGCCGGCGCTGAGCAATGTCAGCTTCAGCCTGAAACCCGGTGAGCGGGTCGGCATCATCGGTCGTAGCGGTTCGGGCAAAAGCACCTTGGCGCGATTGGTCATGGGCTTTTATGAACCCGAGGAAGGCCAGCTGTTGCTCGACGGCCTCGACCTGCGCCAACTCGATGTCGCCGACCTGCGCCAGCAGATCGGTTATGTCGCCCACGACTTGCCGCTGCTGGCCGGCAGTTTGCGCGACAACCTGACCCTTGGCGCACGCTACATCAGCGACTCACGCATGCTCGAAGTGGCGGAGCTGACCGGCGTTACCGAACTCGCTCGTCAGCATCCGCAAGGTTTCGACCGGCCCGTGGGCGAACGCGGACAATTGCTTTCCGGCGGCCAACGTCAGGCGGTGTTGCTGGCGCGCTCGTTATTGCTCGACCCGCCGATCATGCTGCTCGACGAACCCACCAGCGCCATGGACAACAGCAGCGAGGACTTGCTGCGGCAGAAGCTGCACGGCTGGGTGCAAGGCAAGACGCTGCTGCTGGTCACCCACCGCACCTCGATGCTGAGCCTGGTGGACCGGTTGCTGGTGCTGGATAACGGCCGGGTCGTCGCTGACGGCCCGAAAGAAGCGGTCATCGATGCACTGCGCAAGGGCCGTGTCGGCTCGGCGGCGGTCTAG
- a CDS encoding HlyD family type I secretion periplasmic adaptor subunit — protein sequence MSASSDSKDRGYFDSFGKSAEAEFMPETAGASLQDSPRWSRITVWLAAALLISAVVWAKFAVLEEVTMGEGKAIPSSKIQVIQNLEGGIVTEIFFREGQMVNKGDTLLRLDDTRFRSNKGESEADRYALTAQVERLSAEAEGRPFKLSDEVIAKAPQVAEDERSLYEQRQRRLASEQRTLSEQLRQKTQELAEFRSKQGQFSSSLALLQQEMNMSEPLVKTGAVSPVEILRLKRSAVEIRGSLNATTLAIPRAESAIAEIRSKIDESEQTFRSEAAKELNEKRTDLSKITATSIAIDDRVTRTTVTSPVHGVIKQLKVNTIGGVVQPGSDMVEIVPLEDNLLIEAKVRPQDVAFLHPGQKAMVKFSAYDYTIYGGLSAKLELIGADTITDDKGNSFYLIQVRTDKNHLGGDVKPLLIIPGMVATVDIITGEKSVLDYLLKPVLKARTEAMRER from the coding sequence ATGTCTGCTTCCTCCGATAGCAAAGATCGCGGCTACTTCGACAGTTTCGGCAAAAGCGCCGAAGCCGAATTCATGCCGGAAACCGCCGGCGCTTCCTTGCAGGATTCGCCGCGCTGGTCGCGGATCACCGTATGGCTGGCGGCGGCGCTGCTGATCAGCGCGGTGGTCTGGGCCAAGTTCGCCGTGCTCGAAGAAGTGACCATGGGCGAAGGCAAGGCGATTCCTTCGAGCAAGATTCAGGTGATCCAGAACCTTGAGGGCGGCATCGTCACCGAGATTTTCTTTCGTGAAGGGCAGATGGTGAACAAGGGCGATACCCTGCTGCGTCTGGATGACACACGCTTTCGCTCGAACAAGGGCGAGAGCGAGGCGGATCGCTATGCGTTGACGGCGCAGGTCGAACGGCTGTCGGCGGAGGCCGAGGGCCGGCCGTTCAAGCTCTCCGATGAAGTCATCGCCAAAGCGCCGCAAGTCGCCGAAGACGAACGTTCGCTATACGAGCAACGTCAGCGCCGGCTGGCCAGCGAGCAGCGCACGCTCAGCGAACAACTGCGGCAGAAGACTCAGGAACTCGCCGAGTTTCGCTCCAAGCAAGGCCAGTTCAGTTCCAGTCTGGCGCTGCTGCAGCAAGAAATGAACATGTCCGAACCGCTGGTGAAAACCGGTGCGGTATCCCCGGTGGAAATCCTTCGCCTCAAGCGCAGCGCAGTGGAAATCCGCGGTTCATTGAACGCCACGACGCTGGCCATCCCGCGCGCCGAATCGGCGATTGCCGAGATCCGCAGCAAGATCGACGAGTCGGAACAAACCTTCCGTTCGGAAGCGGCGAAAGAGCTGAATGAGAAACGCACCGACCTGTCGAAAATCACCGCCACCAGCATCGCCATCGACGACCGCGTCACCCGCACCACCGTGACCTCACCGGTGCACGGGGTGATCAAGCAATTGAAGGTCAACACCATCGGCGGCGTGGTCCAGCCGGGCAGCGACATGGTCGAAATCGTGCCGCTGGAAGACAACCTGCTGATCGAAGCCAAAGTGCGCCCACAGGATGTCGCGTTCCTGCATCCGGGCCAGAAAGCCATGGTCAAGTTCAGTGCTTATGACTACACGATTTATGGTGGGCTGAGCGCCAAGCTTGAGCTGATCGGTGCCGACACGATTACCGATGACAAGGGCAACAGCTTTTATCTGATTCAGGTGCGCACTGATAAAAACCACTTGGGCGGGGATGTGAAACCGCTGTTGATTATTCCGGG